The DNA segment TATGAAACAAATGAGCTTGATTAAACCAGACTATTTCGTTGGTTTGAGGATGGGTAGAAACAGCCTGACAAATTTGGCGAGTTTTCAAACTATCTTGCTCATACCATTCATATTCTATGTTGTTTTTACGACAATAATTTTCTACTTCTATTTTGCTATTAGTCTGAAAAACGTCCTGCCAGGGAAGGTCTAATTTCTGTCTATAGTTTCGCACATACATGACCTTTTTTTGCTGAAATTTTTCTCTAATGCTGGGATCGATGCGTTGAAAAACTTTACGACTATCGGCAATTGGTGTTTGTCCTCCTGCTTTTGCAGGTTGCACGCAATGAAAGCAAATCTTCATTGGCCAGTTGCAAGAATATGACATTTCATTGTGTAGAGGAATAGACTCTTCAGCCGGATATTCAGTTGAAGTGTAGATTTTACCACTGACATGATGACGTGGTGTTGAACGATAAGAATATTCTAATAGATTTCCTGCGATCGCCTGAATGAATAACTCAAATTCTGCGGCTCCATTCACCTGGAAGTTGCGAAAAAGAATGCCTCCATGTTTGAGTAAATTTGTCTGAATCAACTGTTGATTATTTTTAGCCCAAGCGGCAATATTTAATCCTTCTACTGTGGGTTTAACGATTAATGGTAATGATTTATCCGGCTGAAAATACTCTACATTGATTAAGTTTGCTGTATCAATGCTGATAGATTGCCGCTTGGTAATTCCTTTTATGCTAGTTTTTTTGATCTCTGGGTTGTTCATAGTCATTCCTATATGCGGATTCCTTTGCGCTTAGTTAGTTTGAGCTTATTTAGGCTAGATTTTTCAGTTTCTTGTTCTTTGAATAACTGCTGTTTTCTATCAGATTCCGTGAGAATTTCTAGTAGTTCACTCAGCTTGGCGTTAGGCTCAATAATTATCTGACCCAATAGTGTTTCAAGTTGCCCTAATCTCTGTGTGATAGCAGTGGCATCAAAACGATAGGAATCGTACATCATCTGTAGCGTCCATTCTGCACCAAGCACAACTCTGAGAGTAAGAGGATAGTTATTTCTGCTTACTGAAAGGATTTGAGACACTTCTAAGTCTGTGATGCCTTGACTTAATGAAGGATCAATGGGTAAGTTCTGAAAAACGATAATACTCTCAAACAAAGGCAAACTCTGAGGTATGTCACTCCATTTGCGAATCTGTACCAGCGGAGTATGTTCGTACTGACGGGCTTCAACCTGTTGATCCTGAAGCTTCTTAAGCCAAGATGGTAATTTTTCGGGCGGATCAACTTTTGTTCGCAGTGGCAAAGTATTGATAAATACTCCGATTATTGACTCAGAACCTACTAAAGTTGGTGGGCGACCAGATACAGTGCTACCAAAAACTATATCTGACTCACTACTAACAAAATTGAGCAACAATGCCCATGCTCCCTGAATTAAAGTATTCAGTGTCAGTTGATATTTTCGAGCTAAGGATTGTAGTGCTGTTGTTGTTGCCTTTGATAGCTTAATTTCCTGCTTGTCGTAGCTTGCTTCCTGTTGATCAAAACTCCCAGCAGCGCGGTTAGTTCCTAAAGGCGTTGGAGTCGTGAAGCCTTTGAGCATCTCCCGCCAAAAACTTTCAGCTTTTGAGAGATTCTGTTGTTGTAACCAAGCGATATAATCCCGATAAGGACGACGCACTTCTGGGGTGATTTGCTCACGTTGGCGAAGGGCTTCGTAATAGGTCAAAATTTCTTTGAATAACAAGGGAAGAGACCACCCATCGAGCAGCAAGTGGTGGTTGCTCCAGATAAAGTAATAGTCATCCTCAGCTACCTGAATCAGAGTTAGACGGAGCAAAGGGGCTTTGACCAGATCGAAACCTTGCTTGTGGTCTTTTTGCAGAAGAGCTTCTAACTGCTGTTGCTGCTCAACTGGAGGTAAGGATTGGCAATCATGTTGTTCCCACGGCAATGCAACTTGCCGATGTACAATTTGCAGTGGCTGTTCGAGATTTTCCCAGTGAAAAGAAGTACGCAAAACGGGTTGTAAATCTACTAATTTTTGCCAAGCTTGCTGCAATGCTGAAACATTGAGCTGTCCGTGGATTTTAAATAACATCTGCTCGAAATACACACCCGTCTCTCGTTCATAGACGCTATGGAAGAGCATACCTTGCTGCACCGATGAGAGGGGATAGATATCTTCTAGGTGGGGAGTATTACTAAGTAATCCATCGAGTTGTTGCTGAGTTAATTGAGTCAAGAGAAAGTCAGAAGGGGTGTAGCCTCCGGCTTCTGAGGACTGACAGTGGTTGATGAGCGATCGCAATGCTGTCAAAAATCCTTGAGTCAATGCTTCAATTGTTGACTGGCTATGAACTGCTTCGCTGTATGCACAACTGAGTTGCAATTGACCGTCTACTACAAAACTGGTGAAACTGAGTAAATGGCTACGGTGATTTTGCAAGCTACTTTGTCGCCCTGTGGACTCCGGCGCTAATTTAAATAGCGATGACTCTGAAAGTGTTTGGTCAAACTGACCCAAATAATTGAAAACTATCTCAGCTTCAGGAAGAGAACGCAATGATTCAATTACTTTGCTGTCATCACTGAGATAGCGCAAAAGACCATAGCCAATACCACGATTTGGTATATGCCGCAGTTGTTCTTTAATAGCTTTCAAGGCATCGCCAGGCGTAGATGCTTCTCCAAGATCCAACAGCACTGGGAAAATCGAGGAAAACAAACCTACAGTGCGGGATATATCTACGTTGTCAAAAATTTCCTCCCGTCCATGACCTTCTAAATTTACAACTAGCGATCGCTGTCCCGTCCATTGTGCTAATGTCTGGACTAATGCTGTTAGCAACACATCGTTGATTTGAGTGCGATAGACAGCTGGCACATCCTGTAGCAGTGCTTTGGTTTCTGCACTACTCAGTGCGAGCGACACCTCACGAACTGAAGCTTCAGTATTAGCTCCCCCCGGATAATCCACGGGTATACGGAACACATTTCTCCGATTGGGAGCCATCCAGTAGTCTAACTCTTGCTGCACTGGCGCTGAATTAGCATAATCGCGTAACTGTTCGCTCCACTGCTTGAGTGAGGTTGTTTTGGCAGGTAAATTAACTGCCTTTCTTTGGCTAAGTTGCTGATAAGCCGTTTGGAGGTCTTCAAATAAAATCCGCCAAGATAAGGTGTCAACTACGATGTGGTGAATAATGATCAGCAAGCGGCTGGTTTTTTCTGCACCCAAATTGATCAAAGCTACTCGTACCAGGGAACCTTGCGATAAATTCAAACTACTTTGTAGTTCGGTAGCGGTTACTTCAAGGGCAGATTCACGCTGATTATCTGGCACGCTTGACAAATCTATACAGGAGAACGGTACTTGCTCACCAGGTTCGGTGTAAATTTGTTTCCAGCTAGATTCTGTTTGCTCAAACCGCAGACGCAGAGAGTCGTGGTGGTTGAGCAATTCCTGGACAACCTGCTCTAAAATTTTGGGATCAATTGCTTGGTTCATCTCCAGCAAAACGGCTTCGTTCCAGTGATTTGGCTCTGGCAAATTTTGTTCAAAGAAATAGTGCTGAATGGGTGTGAGAGTTACAGAACCAGTTACTAATCCTTGCTCTGCTGAGATAGTTTGACTTGTAGCAACAACCTTGGCTAATTCGGCAATTGTCTGGTTTTGAAACAACTGCTTAGGAGTCAAATTTAATTGTACTTGGTGGGCTTTGGCGATCGCTTGAATGCAAAGAATAGAATCCCCGCCCAATTCAAAAAAGTTGTCGTGGATGCCCACACGCTCAAGACCCAATACCTGCGCCCAAATCTCTGCAAGAGTTTCTTCAACTGCTGTGCGAGGTGCGGCAAAGGTCTCTTGCAACTGCGACTGTACTGGGTCTGGTGCTGGTAGTGCGCGACGGTCTACCTTACCACTAGGAGTTAGAGGTAACGTCTCCAAAAATACAAA comes from the Nodularia sp. NIES-3585 genome and includes:
- a CDS encoding TauD/TfdA family dioxygenase, with amino-acid sequence MNNPEIKKTSIKGITKRQSISIDTANLINVEYFQPDKSLPLIVKPTVEGLNIAAWAKNNQQLIQTNLLKHGGILFRNFQVNGAAEFELFIQAIAGNLLEYSYRSTPRHHVSGKIYTSTEYPAEESIPLHNEMSYSCNWPMKICFHCVQPAKAGGQTPIADSRKVFQRIDPSIREKFQQKKVMYVRNYRQKLDLPWQDVFQTNSKIEVENYCRKNNIEYEWYEQDSLKTRQICQAVSTHPQTNEIVWFNQAHLFHISSLNPTVREGILAGFKEEDLPRNAYYGDGSPIETSVLDIIREIYQQEAITFPWQAGDVLLLDNMLTCHGRTPFIGSRKVLAGMAESLSNNN
- a CDS encoding non-ribosomal peptide synthetase; protein product: MISSNKLFSQKLYWLNQLSGELTETNLITDYVRPSIDKGKTKSIAFDLGDELSQIILNFTQNSNFSTYLLLVSAFKLLLHKYTNNEEIIVGSPIYRQVDNNILNNKIVTLRSTISKGVSFKEFLLEVKKTIINAYSHQNYPFDELVQLLKLPTNPNRCPIFDVILLMRNLHDPNDVADIINDLTIEFCLEDNQINGEIKYNDSLFKEETIKAIARHYANILQQVIYNTNVKISNIVLLAESERYQLLKEFNVNIGDYPVEKTINSLFEKQVKQTPDQIAVVFGNTPLTYEQLNKRANKLAKFLQISGLQPGEFVGILKGRDINFLIALLAILKAGGAYVPIDITYPVDRIRYMLSNSEIRILFTDSTFLNNLINLLEDSSHLKSIICLDVKPKDLANVNSPEINIYDQLDFDKLSPNNISENHHGVDPAYMIYTSGSTGLPKGAIIRHGGAINHIYAQFDALEFTEKFNFLQTAPASSDISVWQFLAPILIGGSTVIVETETVCQPEKLFKVIQEEKIAIAELVPVILRELIDYISRLSTEERALPHLKWMMVTGESASVELVNQWLNLYPAIKVVNAYGPTEAADDITQFIIDKPLPANQRTVPIGKPLANLNLYILNRQMQLVPVGVPGEICVSGFGVGVGYWKNPELTKLSFIPNPFPSQKTLPGISTDIIYKTGDLGRWLPDGNIEFLGRIDHQVKIRGFRIELGEIETLLIQHSAVQKTVVVVREETNYKRLVAYVVPSFADRDLVPQLRHFLQERLPEHMIPSAFVFLETLPLTPSGKVDRRALPAPDPVQSQLQETFAAPRTAVEETLAEIWAQVLGLERVGIHDNFFELGGDSILCIQAIAKAHQVQLNLTPKQLFQNQTIAELAKVVATSQTISAEQGLVTGSVTLTPIQHYFFEQNLPEPNHWNEAVLLEMNQAIDPKILEQVVQELLNHHDSLRLRFEQTESSWKQIYTEPGEQVPFSCIDLSSVPDNQRESALEVTATELQSSLNLSQGSLVRVALINLGAEKTSRLLIIIHHIVVDTLSWRILFEDLQTAYQQLSQRKAVNLPAKTTSLKQWSEQLRDYANSAPVQQELDYWMAPNRRNVFRIPVDYPGGANTEASVREVSLALSSAETKALLQDVPAVYRTQINDVLLTALVQTLAQWTGQRSLVVNLEGHGREEIFDNVDISRTVGLFSSIFPVLLDLGEASTPGDALKAIKEQLRHIPNRGIGYGLLRYLSDDSKVIESLRSLPEAEIVFNYLGQFDQTLSESSLFKLAPESTGRQSSLQNHRSHLLSFTSFVVDGQLQLSCAYSEAVHSQSTIEALTQGFLTALRSLINHCQSSEAGGYTPSDFLLTQLTQQQLDGLLSNTPHLEDIYPLSSVQQGMLFHSVYERETGVYFEQMLFKIHGQLNVSALQQAWQKLVDLQPVLRTSFHWENLEQPLQIVHRQVALPWEQHDCQSLPPVEQQQQLEALLQKDHKQGFDLVKAPLLRLTLIQVAEDDYYFIWSNHHLLLDGWSLPLLFKEILTYYEALRQREQITPEVRRPYRDYIAWLQQQNLSKAESFWREMLKGFTTPTPLGTNRAAGSFDQQEASYDKQEIKLSKATTTALQSLARKYQLTLNTLIQGAWALLLNFVSSESDIVFGSTVSGRPPTLVGSESIIGVFINTLPLRTKVDPPEKLPSWLKKLQDQQVEARQYEHTPLVQIRKWSDIPQSLPLFESIIVFQNLPIDPSLSQGITDLEVSQILSVSRNNYPLTLRVVLGAEWTLQMMYDSYRFDATAITQRLGQLETLLGQIIIEPNAKLSELLEILTESDRKQQLFKEQETEKSSLNKLKLTKRKGIRI